GCCTTGTACTCGGCGACGTTATTGGTGGCGACCCCGATCCGCTCGGCGATTTCACGGACGATCGAATGGTCGGCCCGCACCAAGACCCCGATCGCCGCGTCGCCCGGATTGCCGCGCGATGCGCCGTCGATGCAGAGGGTGACCGTGGAGAGCCGGCCCTGTCCGTCGCCGTGCGGCGCCGCCTTCACCGCGCGCGACGGCGCGGCGGCCGCCCCTTCCGGCTTCAATTTCCTCGTGGCCCGCCGTGGAGTCGGCCGGCTTGAATTACGTGGTTGCCGGCTGCTGGTCGGCCGGCGTGGGCGGGCCGTCAACGCGGACCGTCGAGGTAGAGAATCCGGTGGCACCGTTCGCAGGTGACGACGTCACCGCCTCGGACGCGTGAGACGAACCGCGCCGGCACGTCGTTGCGACAGCCGCCGCAGAATCCGCCCACGATCGCCACCATCCCGACGCCGCCCTCCTGGGCCGCGATGCCCTCGTACTTCTTGAGCAGCCGCGGCTCGACCGCCGCCGCCAGCCCGGCGCGCTCGGCCTCCCGAGCGGCGATCTCCGCGTCGATCCGGCCACGCTCGCGTTCGTAGGCCGCGAGGTGCGCCGCCAGACGCTCCTCGAGCGCGCGCCCCGCGGCCTGCCGTTCCGCCGCCTCGCGCTTGAGGGCCTCGACCTCGTCGAACAGTCCGAGGATGCGGTCTTCGAGATGGTCGCGGGTCCGGGCGAGCCCGGCGAGCTCCTCCTCGAGGCCGGCAAGCTCTTTCGGATTCGAGAC
This DNA window, taken from bacterium, encodes the following:
- a CDS encoding C4-type zinc ribbon domain-containing protein; its protein translation is MTAAESTPGVNPVEAADGLAALAALWAVQQIDLQLAGLRTERTALDDGTALREETEVARHAAEDAAARLHAAQATLRDQELQLATADIKKKKAEGDLYGGRVSNPKELAGLEEELAGLARTRDHLEDRILGLFDEVEALKREAAERQAAGRALEERLAAHLAAYERERGRIDAEIAAREAERAGLAAAVEPRLLKKYEGIAAQEGGVGMVAIVGGFCGGCRNDVPARFVSRVRGGDVVTCERCHRILYLDGPR